The DNA window tgggtttttttttttaatttggtaggTGATTGAAcaacatttttctattttatatacattttttgtgttctttcttaTCCCTATACCTTAGCAGGTATTAGAAACTGGGATTTACCTGAGCTGTCCTCAATTCTGCAACTCAAGACAACTTGCTGGTATGTTACATATGACAAGGGAGGCAGGAATTGTTTCTGAGATTGGTCAGGCTTCTAGAACTTGAGAATGCCTGTCTTGAAGATGTTTAGTGTGAAATCAGCCTTATTTGTTTCATTGGAACAAAATTTTTTCTGATAGCAAAAAGGCATGAAAAAAAGGTTATTTCCTAAATCTTGTGCCACAGATTGGTGATAGGAAAGGGAAATGCCAGCTTGTTCTAAAGCATGAATAGGGGAATATGTGCATGCCTGGAGAGAGAAATGGATCTGATGTTCCATGTCTCCATCAGTCTTCTCTGTGTGGATCATCCCTGAACACTCTCATGTAATGTCTTTCAGATCCTGAGACTTCAGCACGATGTCTTACCAACAACAACAGTGCAAGCAGCCCTGCCAGCCTCCTcctgtgtgcccacctccacagtgcccAGAGCCTTGTCCTCCCCCAAAGTGCCCAGAGCCTTGTCCTCCCCCAAAGTGTCCAGAGCCTTGTCTTCCTCCACAGTGCCCAGAGCCTTGTCCTCCCCCACAGTGCCCAGAGCCTTGTCCTCCCGCTAAGTGCCCAGAACCTTGTCCTCCTCCAAAGTGCCCAGAGCCTTGTCTTCCTCCACAGTGCCCAGAGCCTTGTCCTCCCCCACAGTGCCCAGAGCCTTGTCCTCCCCCAAAGTGCCCTGAGCCCTACCCACCTCAGCCATGCCAGCAGAAATGTCCTCCTGTGCAACCTCCTCCAGCCTGCCAGCAGAAGTGCCCACCCAAGAGCAAGTGACTGCTTCAGCTGTCACCAGGagcaagaaaggagaaggaaatctGTCTCTGACACTTTCACAGAAACACTCCCATTTTCCCTTCAAAGTCTCTCAAGGATGCAGAAGAATCTTCTCCAACTTCCAGCTTCCATGTGTCTATGTTGATTCCTGACAGGGAAGGTGTTCCCTGAGGTTGTTCTGCTTCTGCAGTCAAGGAGCTGCTGAGAATGATCCTTCCACACTGGTTCAGTGTCCCTGTTAATCAGAGTGAAGAGCAGCAGCTTCCATCCTGGGGTCTGAGGATGTTTTCAAAACTGTCAGTCAATTTCGTTGGGTTATTGCCACTCTGCTTTCATATCCTGAATAAAGTACATTTTTCTTGATCATATTTGTATGGTCTTTTTCTCTAAAACTCACTGTATTTCCCTTCTGTTATTCTCCTCTtcctatatttttattctttgatctCCAGGTCATTCTGCAGTAATCAGATTTTGACTGAATTATGGGTCCTAGAAAGATTACttggtgtttgtttgcttgagagACACATTATTTCATTCTGCATAACTACAATCTCTCCTTTAGCACATGTTAACTCAAGAAGATGAGGTGATATTCAGATATGCATGTGCCTTTTAGGACAAATTTTCTCCCTACATCCCTATGTATTTTGCTCTTACTTTTCTCCTTCATCTGACCTTATAGTTACACATCTACATTAACCTATCCTTGCTATATTTTCCTCCTTCAAGATCTGCAATATCCATGGCAACCTTGTATTTAAGagtctatatatttttcttatcatGATGATATGCAGTTTCATTTATTTGCCTGAAGTGGACATGATATCATTGTTCTTTATGACTGATTACTATTCCAGTACACATAGGTGCCACTGTTTTTTAACCCATTTATTCACTGGTGAGCAGATAtcatagattgtttaatttgcaTATTAGGAATAGTTGTGAACTCTAGATGGACATGCAGGCATCTCTACTGTATGCTGTGTTTGACTTCTTTTCATATGAACCCAAGTGATGCTGCTGAATCATATGACAGTTCTGCTTCAGTAGTATTTATTTGGGGGAAatcccacactgatttccatatttGATGGGTTAATCTACTCTCTCACAGTCTGACAGTTTGTGTTCTTTTTCCTCTACTACTCTTCCAGGAATTgaattgttgttattattttgatgGTTCTCTTTCTTACATAGATAGAATGGTCTTCTGGTGTAAGTTTGCTTTCCAGTTCTCTAATGGCTACAGGTGTTAAACATTTTCCTGTTACTGTTACTTGTGCAAACTCTGAAGTATGCCAAAGTCTTACTGTGGTCATTATTGAACTAATGTTTGTCATTTGATTGGCACATTCATGCACCTATTTAGTACCAAGTTAGTGATAGGACTGGAAGCTGCTGATCCACATCATTTCCACTACCCTCTCTACCATCCCCACTTCCATTTGCAACATCCCCATCATCATCACCAATACTAGAATCACTATCACAACAACTAAAAGACATGACCCTAGCTAGCACTGCCTATTTCTGCTATTATTCTCACCCTCACTACTGTTACCCCACTAAGAGCACCATATCCAGGGCCATCAACATTCCATGACCATTATCTCTAGCACCAAGAACCTCATCAAAACACCAAGTAAAATATTGTCAAATGTACAAATATGTGGGAAAGTGATTCTAATAAAGAATGTGAGGCCTACATCAGATCTTCTGTTGCttgttattgattttttaaatataataatgtaGAATCTTGATTTTGTCAGGTTATTTTTCTTAATGGCATATTATATCAtagtaaaacattattttttaaatttaatttaattttattttacaatacaattcagttctacatatcagtcacggattcccttgttctcccccctcccatctccctcaccttccccccagcctaccctccattcccacctcctccagggcaaagcctaccctgaggactgagattaacctggtagactcagtccaggcaggtccagtcccctcctcccaggcagagccaagtgtccctgtataagccccaggtttcaaacagccaactcatgcaatgagcacaggaccctgtcccaccgcctggatgcctcccaaacagatggcaatggtcgaaagacagcctgaactgacctactctggtgatgggatggccaaacatcctaattgtcgtgctagaaaccccatccaatgactgagggaactggatgtagagatccacagctagaccccgggtggagctccgggagtccaattagcgagaaagaggagggtttatatgagcgagaattgttgagacaaaggttggataaagcacagggacaaatagccaaacaaatggaaacacatgaactatgaaccaatggctgaggggcccccaactggatcaggccctctgaatgggtgagatagtaaaacattaatttaaatgAAGAACTTCTAAAATATTAAACCTTCCTGTTCAGGCCTGTAATTGATTCATAAAATTCCCTAGAAGTCAGGATAAAAATATGCAGGTTGAACTCAGGGTCcactacactgaaaagaaaataaaactaagaggATCAAATGTTTAACTCAATGATATATGACAGCTCAGAAGCACCATTGTTTGTGTGTAATATCTGTGCACACTTGTGTTTCATGTCTCTCTTTAAGGTTCACACTTGGAGAAAGTGTGATGTGCATCCTGTTCATCTGTGGCTGCTCTTCATGTGGAAGGAACTCTGACCAACAACTGTCATCTACCCACTGTGCCTTTCCTTCTCTTGCCACCcaactttgatttctttttatttgcttgtcCTTGTCTCCATCACTTCCAGTTTGTGTGGTCCAGCTATTCTAGACAGTGGCGCCTACCCTGGAGAGTGGACAACACAGCAAGTGTCTCATCGTTGAAGAAAACTGACATTCCTTCTCCCAGAACCTATCAACTGCTAATAACTCCTCAGCTAGTGGTGGGATTTCATATTTCTCTTCTATTGTATATGAGTTTTGGTCTGGTTTGATCTTTCATATGACTTACGCATACTGTTTCAATAGTTATGAGTTCAAACgtttaatggcctggttatgtgAAGAAAGCAGTTTCTATCTCTagatcttataatctttctgccaaCTTCTCTGTGAGTGTAATGCTTTGTAAACAATAGTTTTTTACTCTCAACACCATCTATCAGTTGCAGTCTCTTTGTTAATAAtctactgcaaagagaagctgCTTAGATGATGAATGAGAAATATATTGATATAGTGTGACAGTAAGTTATGAGGAATTGCTGTGTTGCtttgtccatttagcagaataatagtactaATTGGATTATCTCCAGGGCCTATGCCTGTCTAGCTATAGATTGTGTCCCCTTTACCTGTGCTAGATATGCACTTTTTCTTATAGAGTGGGACCTTAAATCCaaacagaaagtggttggttgcttCCATATTTGTGCCACTGTCATGCCAGTGGTCCTATCTTGCCAAGGCAGTCGTTGTTGTAGCTTGCAGTGTTCAGAACTGGTTGAGAATGGTAAGTACTTGTCCTCTTCTGCAGTGTACAAAGCACCTTCCAATATCATGAGGACTGATCAATACAAATGAAGTGAACAGGTGAGTACCTCCTAGAGTTCTCCATGTTCTCTGACTTAAGCATTGATTTCTACAGAAAAAGGGCCTTACCTTGAAGTTCTGGAGGGTAGCCAAGTTACAGGCAATAGTCTGTAAGGTAGTGGACTTTGTCTATGGGACCCCACCTGTTAGTAATTAAAAAGAAGTAAGCTGTTACTGCTACTGAGGTTTGCATTTATTAATATGAGGTGGTATTGCACTCCCTCCAGTTGTAAGGTAACTGTGTTAAatcattatatataaaaaatataatactatatatatattagtaagTAATAATAGATATTAGTAAGTTTTTAGAGTAGTAGGTTTCCACGTGTCTTTTTCAAAGGTCTTTAATGTTAATCATTGCTCTTTACATGACCTGATTTACCCTGCCCTCTGAAGTCCAATGACAGTATAAGTCTTCCCTTTGTATTACTTCCCTTTAACCATTTTCGCCCTTCTGAATAGGCTGTATTTAGAAGAAGAACTTCAAGTTAACTGACTCTGTGTTTTACTGGCATCCCATCTCAGTACCCAATTTTGCAATTTGGAATGTTTGAAGTCAGACATTGCCTAAGATCATTATTTAGGTGTGATATGCAAATATGGAGAGTAGTACATCTCCTACTCACATAGCTCTATGGTATGTGTACTAACTTTTATGAGCCATCCACTGGTGGTACATTTCGTGGTACCTGGCCTCAGGGCTAGAACTGATGACTCTTTCCCTTCAGGGACATGGACAATGGCATTCTCTGCCAAACCCTTCCTTACTGTCAGAAGCACTGACTGTCACAGGAAGCTGACATGCTTCATTGAGGTTGATTCAGTACCTATGTGCTTCCCAGAGCAGAGCTGGAGCTAGTAACGGCTTTGTTTCATCTTCCCCATTCTATTCTTCCATCTTTAATTATAAAACAACTTAAAGCACCAAagagaatatttttctcttttcttctccctcttagAAGGTTCTACATTTTTGAATTCTTCTGTGTTCTGTTTTATGCTATAGTCAACTTCCTGGACATCACAAGTAATAACAATGGCAGCAGTTACTGTCACTGTTAAAATTGCTCAGTATTTCACAACTTAAACTTCAGGCTTCCTTTTTTTGAAGATGATGTTTTCTGCGAGTACCATCATTCTGTCCTTTGAAAGAAAGAGTTTACTCACAGAAAATGTGATGAAAAAGGATGGTTTTCTAGGTTAATGAACTAAAATGATGGCATGGAAGGGAAGTCAGGAAATTTTGAGCAGTAGTTGGGATAGAGGAATAGGTCTGATAtttcaatattttgaaattatttcccTGTGGGAAATCACCTCTTGTGAGGATTGTCACATAATGTCTTTCAGACTCTGAGACCTCAGCACGATGTCTTACCAACAATAACAGTGCAAGCAGCCCTGCCAGCCTCCTCCTGTGTGCCCACCCTCTAAGTGCCCAGAGTCTTGTCCTCCTCCACAGTGCCCAGAGCCTTGTCCACTCTCAAAGTCCCCTGAGCCTTCTCTTCCTACAAAGTGTACAGAGCCTTGGCTCTCTCAAATTGTTCAAATGTCAATAAAGAATTACAAAAcacacaaattttatttattctttcagttATTATGCAGCAATGATCATTAATATACTTAAGAAAATTGAGAAGTGATACATGTAGCTATGTGGCAGATAAAAATATAAGGCTGATGCtctgcatatgtgtctgtctgtctgtgtgcatatgtaagaatgagcacatgtgtgtatatggaagATTCAGTACACCATGTGTTTTGAAAGTTCTCATAGAAACTCCAGTTGGTATGTTCCACACCTACAGGTGCTCTCCAGAGCTCTTTCTACAAGAGAAGTGTGAGATATTGTGAGTCTTCATACTAACCACCTAAGCAAGAGCATGCTTAGGGCAGGTGCAATTTTAGTTCTGCTGTCATGATAAGCATTTTTACGGTTATTATTAGATGGGAGTCTAAATATAtacctttattattttgtttgagatggcAGTCCTAAAGAGGGTCAGGATAAGTACCAAGTCCTTAACCCTCCCCCATGAACAGCATATTCAATTTCCTATGTTGAAAGATAAGAATTCAACCTAGGCAGGAGACATAACCTGTCCTTCTGAACAGAGTTGCCAAAGATGAAGCTGAATCCACAGCTGAAGTTCCCAGTAACACTTTCCTTCTTTCAGCACATAGGCAGATTATACCTTGAAAACAGGAATATAAATGAGCCAATGCATCAAAGAACATCAATGAGCTGAATCAGAAGAAACAGGACAGAAGAGAGTTGTAATAGAGAAAAGATATATTGTCTTCAATCAAGAAAGACAACTCAAACAACTAGGGAGGTCTTACTGAAACTGAAAAGACAGGAGGGCCCTCTGAGTAACAGCACTGTATAGTGCCGATGTCCAGGAACAGGATATTTCCTACTTTGGTGATTTCCTTTTAGCCAGTCAAGCATGAATTTACATTTTGGTTGGGAAATTCTCAGACCTACCCATAGTTAGTCCACTGTACTTTTATTGGGACCAGGCAGCCAGTCCTACAAAGAGGTCTTGTACTGCAGAATCCTTGTACTCAAGTCCTGGACTATTTTGGAGAACCTGGTGAGTGTCATTTGTTGATTTGGTCTGTCTTTATGGTCTTCTTATGTGCTGTAGTCAGTTTTGAGGGAGTAAGTCTGATGAGTCCTGTTGTGATCACGGGATGACAGGTATCTACCTAGCAGCCAGAAAGTTAGCAGTGGATACACTAGTCCACTCTGATAGATGGCTCTTCCTTTTATTTGTTAGTTGATTGAACAgagcatttttctctttcatatgcATCTTTTGGTATCAATTTTCATAGCCCTATACCTCATCAGGTATTAGAACCTAAGGTTTTCCTGAGCTTTCCTCTACTCTGTATCTCCAGACAACCTGCTGGGATGCCACAAGTGACAAGGGAGGCAGGAATTTGTTCTGAGATGGTTCAGGCTTCTAGAACTTGAGACTGCCTGTCTTGAAGATGTTTCTGTATGAAAAGAGCCTTATTTGTTATATTGGAACAAAATATTTTCTCCTGGCAATAAGGCCTAAAACAAAGGTGATTTCCCAGGGCTACTACCACAGATTGCTGACAGCGCTGGGTAATGCCATGATGTCCTAAAACTGGAGTTGGGgaatatatgcatgcatggaGTTATATGGATCTGATGTTCTATGCCTCTATCAGTTTTCCCTGTCAATCATCCCTGAACACTCTCATGTAATGTCTTTCAGATCCTGAGACTTCAGCACGATGTCTTACCAACAACAACAGTGCAAGCATCCCTGTCAGCCTCCTcctgtgtgcccacctccacagtgcccAGAGCCTTGTCCTCCCCCACAGTGCCCAGAGCCTTGTCCTCCCCCAAAGTGTCCAGAGCCTTGTCCTCCTCCACAGTGTCCAGAGCCTTGTCCTCCCCCAAAGTGCCCTGAGACCTGCCCCCTTCAGCCATGCCAGCAGAAATTTCCTCCCGTGCAACACCTTCCATCCTGCCAGCAAACGTGTCCACCCAAGAGCAAGTGAGTGCTTCTACAGTCACCATGaccaggagaagagaagggaatccATCTCAACTACTTTCATAGCAACAACTCTATCTTCCATTCAAAGTTCATCATGGATGCAAAAGAATCTTCTCTACCCTTCACCCTCTTTGTGCCTGTTAATACCTCTAAAATGGAGGACATTTCCATGAGGCTGTCTTCTTGCTGTTCAAGGGGAATGGTCCTTCCTCCGTGGTTCAGTATCTCAGTGTTCAGAGAGAAGACATTAGATGTACCTTCAGTGCTCTCAGAGTATGATTTCCAAACCCCTCTGTCCCTTTAGTAGGATAATTGTCACTGTTGTTTCATTTCCTAAATAAATTACAATCTCAGCAATGGTATTCATGTGTTCTTGCTTCTGAAACATGTCAACCTGTAGCATTTGTGTTTTGACTGAATTTTGGATCATAACAATGATTACTTAGTGTTTGATTGCTTGAGTATCATATTATTTCCTTCTACATAACTACAATCTCCTTTTAGCAACGCTAACCTAAGAAGATAACGGATTCTTCAGTTATGCATGTACTTATTGGATCATATGTTTTACCTACACCCCACATATTTTGTTCTCCCTTGTCCCCTTACCCTGCCCTAATAGTTACATATGTACATTAACATAGCCTTATTAATTTAttcctattttgtatttaaaacaacatatctattttttcttttagaatgtttttatctttcttaacaagatgatatgatatgataacACTTATATCAATTTGCATGAATAGGGCACTATATCATTGTTCTTTATAACTAAATATTActctggtatgtgtgtgtgtcatattttcttaatccagtCATCTATTGATGAGCACCCATCCTTGTTATTTAGCTTGCGTATTATGAGTTGTGGTGTAACAAAGATAGACATACAGATATCTCTAAGGTATGTTCTATTTGACCTCTGTTTATACAAACCCAAGAGTTTTCACTCAATCTTATGTTTGTTctgcttttattgttgtttgttagGAGAAAACTCCATACTGACCTTCATACTGGACCAATTAATCTACTCTCATGGACAGTGTGTTTGAGTTCTTTTCCTTCTTGATATCCTTGATAGGGATTGCTATTATTTTGTTGGTATTCATTTGTACCTTGGAGCAGTGGGATTCAACTCTCTTTGGCTTGAATTTTTCTGAAAATAGGGATGCTGGCTATGTTTTATCTTTTATGTTAGACATTGAAACTCTCACATATGTCAATGATTTATTTTTTGCCAACAATGGAATAAATGCATGTCATTTTATTGGCATAGTGCCAGACAACAATTTAAATAAGTGGCAGTGCATGGGAGCTACTGAtaatcttcatttctctctccccaACTATCATGACCATCACCACTAGCAGCAGCATATCCATCACCACCTACCACCTTCATTGTGCATACTATGACCATCACACCCACTAAAACCACCACACCCATGTCCATCATCATCTTCACCATTAACAAAAGTTGCTCACCGTTACCACCACCTACAATATCATTAGGACCATCACCACCACAATGACATTACCATAGTTGGTCCATTGTAGAAGTGACTTAGACATAACTAACTCACATAGGAAATACAATTCTAAAATGTATTATTCCTTGTATTCTGCTCATCCCTTTATTCTATTGTCCTTATTTTCTGTGAAATACGGCAGAGAAAGGGATGTAAAGGAATTGAGGTATTATCCAATTTAAATACTTGGCAATGTTTAAAACACAAGTACAGAAGAGAGGTGGAAATGGGCTTCAAAAATTATTTCCCTCTTTTCTATCTTTGCCACTGGATTCCTTTAACTGTCTATAAAATTTAAACACTCTCCTTGTGTCTTACTTCTGAAGCTATTTTATGAGTTGATTTGATTCTACATGTGTTCAAATTTTTGTTTCCCATGTTTGTTTAGAACTGTTAGTACTGAAGATATTCAGCTTTTCTTTGTAGGTACATAGTGACAGCTATGTCCTGTCTAGGGACTGAGATTGAGATATGCAAATGAGATTGTTAATGGAATGAATAGATATTATATTCTAATCTATGAAGTTTAAAACACATTTGCCCCCAAATCACCAAGGTAGTCTGTTCAATTACAAGTCCCTTGAGGATAGTTGTGAAGCTCTCTGATTTTCTGGAGTTTTCCTTGGTTCTTTCCCCTGAAGTTGAGTCATGTCCTTGGTGCAGCTTTCAAGTAGGTAATAAGTCTCTTAATGATTTACCAGatctatatatttaaatatgcctTTCTAATGTCATCTTTTACAACTGTCCAACATGTCTTCACTCTTTGCTTTGGGAAGCCCAAATCTAGAGACAAGATACTTGAGAGAGGAATTAATCATAGAATGtccattgttaaaaaaaaaaaaaaaacagatgtccACCAGGAAAAAAGCCTCTTCTATGgggaaatgaaatttaaatttgtgTAGTCCTGAAATTAGTTGTTTAGTTACCAGATAAGCAATGTTGCACTAATGGCACTCTGTGAGAAATTTTGGCTTAAAAGTCTCCCTGAGCTCCAGAAGTTGTGTTGTTCTTATTTGCTGGTCCTGAGACATCTGAATCTTGGCTCACATTTATAGGAAGAATGAGGGTTTTGGTGCAGTTGGTTTGGCTTAGGGTGGCCCTGCAAGGGGTGGCCTTGGAACTGAGGAAGGGACATTTCAATGAGAAAAGATTCCAAGACAGGCATGAGTCAAGCACTGTGGTTATGGAGTGGAAACAAGACACTAGAGTAAGCACACATGTGTCTGGAAGGGCTGCTTCCACTGCCGCTGGTGCTGCATGTGACATGCTTGCCCATGTCTGGGGAAATAGAACAAAAGCTCCCATTGAGAGCATTCGCAGGAGAAGAGGGCCCTGCACACTGTGTAAACTAAAGCCATGCATTTCTTCAGTTCCAAAGAACATTTTGTGCTTTTAATCTCAAACACAGTCAGTGAGACACTGTTTAGTTTCTCCTCCTGTCATTATcgtgagtggtttttttttgttttttttgtttttttttaacaatggaCATTCTATGATTAATTCCTCTCTCAAGTAGCTTGTCTCTAGATTTGGGCTTCCCAAAGCAAAGAGTCTTCTCACATTGGCTCAAGGAGTCTGGCTTTCCATTGTCAAGTGACCAACCTGGAATAAGATCTTTAACTCCTTTATACAACTTCACTTTCTTCTTAAAGTGAAAACAATAGCACTATCCTAGGCATTAAATGGCTCAGCATAATGCCCGACTTATGATTAATTCCAAGGTGTTGGAGACTGACCTAGGACTGCTTGACCCAGGACTGTTatgtcttaagtttttctgcttagtggagtcttgcaaaaacagggcgtccttggactaaccaccaaatttacgtttagataaactacttggcataaactgtaatcagccagctgcagaagcctgggaccaaagaaacaccctaccctgaccaacctgacttcttctcaataaaatttttccactctttctgctccccctccctgcctgaaatcctacttataagctgcaacatcctaccaataaacgagaccttgacgcgactcagactgactctgtctttctttatgcgcctggtctccttcttctctcgcccccattggctttcaggtggttccctcctcgagaccctcgaataacctgacctgctggacgggtcaagtagcgcccaacgtggggctcgaggcacggcgaCCCATCGGACGACAGACGAAAGAAGGTCCGGACACACATATTTTGGTAGAGGCGCCCGGACAGCATCACTCGTGAGACGCGGGCTACCTTGAGGTAAGACTTGTCGTCCTATAAGCCATGGGTAAAGTTTTGACTAAAGAAGCTCTCTTCATAAAAGAGATGCAGGATAGTCTCAGGGAGAGGGGattaagagtaaaaaagaaagatttaataaattttttttgttttgtggaggagaaatgtccctggttggTTATCAACGGCCCGggcattcaccctctgacttggaataaAGTAGGAAAAGATATTAATAAGATGCTCAAAGTCGGGGAAAACATCCCCGACACATTTTTTAGTTTCTATGGAGTAATAAGAGATATTCTAAAAGATTCAGAAAAGGATGGTAGGGTGTTGCATCTACTGGCACTCGCAGAGGATCTATTAAATGAGGTATCctatccagaagaaaaaaagagtgaaGTAGCTTCAAATAGGACAGGACAAGAGAATAAGAATGTCAGCGCCGCAgccaacacagacagacagggtaAAACCTATGGTAAAACTGAAAGTAAAAATGGTCTCGTTAACGAGACCATAGGGGGGACTAGCTCTTGCGCTCCTTCCCTAATTGATAAGCCTGTATTAGAAAAGGACTTGGACCCCCCTTTAATCAAATCTCCCCCTCCCGTTAAGTCTATGTATCCTGTTATCCACAAAGACAAGGGTGATCATTGGCTAGACCCCACTTCGGAAGCCAGTTTAGAAGAAGAGACGGCCCGTTATGAAAGGGAGAAATACGATCCATTTAGATCTCAGACTCAGACTCTGGTGGCCCGTACGGGGAGCCTCCCGGTCACCGGAGGGTCAAATGTCTTACaatggcctcctcctcctccacccgaATTTGTTCCTTCTGTCCCCTTAGACCCCCCTTCAGTGCTACCTGGGGTCCAGAGCCTGCTAGCCACCAAGGAATCTCTTTTAAGTCAAGTCCGTAGTTTAAAGGAGGTCCTCTCATTAAAAAGGGAGCTTAAGGACCTCACGCACCAGATTCAAACTCTACAGGCTGACCTCACCGATTCAGCCTCACCTCCTAAAGTTAGCACAAAGAAACAGGGTACTCAGAGGCAGGCACCCACAGTATCCCTCTCCTTCCCAGTAATGACTCGCTCGACTGGCCAGCCTCGAAGTACTAGAGAGGCAGGACAGTCAGGGG is part of the Peromyscus eremicus chromosome 6, PerEre_H2_v1, whole genome shotgun sequence genome and encodes:
- the LOC131912542 gene encoding small proline-rich protein 2E, whose product is MSYQQQQCKQPCQPPPVCPPPQCPEPCPPPKCPEPCPPPKCPEPCPPQPCQQKCPPVQPPPACQQKCPPKSK
- the LOC131913753 gene encoding small proline-rich protein 2H-like, with translation MSYQQQQCKHPCQPPPVCPPPQCPEPCPPPQCPEPCPPPKCPEPCPPPQCPEPCPPPKCPETCPLQPCQQKFPPVQHLPSCQQTCPPKSK